In Miscanthus floridulus cultivar M001 chromosome 5, ASM1932011v1, whole genome shotgun sequence, one genomic interval encodes:
- the LOC136450579 gene encoding uncharacterized protein, whose amino-acid sequence MGRGKFKGKPTGRRNFSTPEEIAAGTSGRPRTFKKKEEEEEEEQEEREESEEESEDESDDKPKHKGTEGIIQIENPNLVKAKNIKAKEVDLGKTTELSRREREELEKQKAHERYMKLQEQGKTEQSRKDLERLALIRQQRADAAKKREEEKAVKEQRKSEARK is encoded by the exons atgggGAGGGGAAAGTTCAAGGGAAAGCCCACCGGCCGCCGCAACTTCTCCACGCCCGAGGAGATCG CTGCTGGTACTTCAGGCCGCCCACGCACCTTTAAGAAG aaggaggaagaggaagaggaggaacaggaagaaagagaagagtcCGAGGAAGAATCTGAAGACGAGTCTGATGACAAACCT AAACATAAAGGTACTGAGGGTATTATTCAGATTGAAAATCCGAACTTAGTGAAAGCCAAGAATATAAAGGCCAAGGAAGTTGAT CTTGGAAAGACAACTGAACTCTCAAGGCGCGAAAG AGAGGAGCTTGAGAAACAAAAAGCTCACGAACGTTATATGAAGCTTCAGGAGCAAGGGAAAACAGAACAATCCCGGAAAGATTTGG AACGTCTTGCTTTAATAAGACAGCAAAGGGCTGATGCTGCAAAGAAACGCGAAGAGGAGAAAGCTG TCAAGGAGCAGAGGAAGTCCGAAGCACGGAAGTAA